A genomic region of Candidatus Pseudomonas phytovorans contains the following coding sequences:
- a CDS encoding pitrilysin family protein, which yields MPERPSPSTPARLAGAFTLANGLRVYLREDHRAPLVSVQLWYHVGSSYEPEGHTGLSHALEHLLFEGSSKLAGGQYSTLMTHLGGEANAFTLTDATAFPLTLPASRLEIALEAMADTMASATLSDAPFARELAVVMAERREDVDNDPWSLALEHHLLLAYDNCGYGTPVIGYKTDLGHMTPAAARTWYLTWYHPNNATLAVAGDITLAQLQTLVTRHFAAIPAHRLPARQTPVEPSRRVRRVQTLRQHGLRTGVIISFNLPSQCTARSGSQAYALRLLPQILAQGHASILQRLLVRDEPVLQGVWSDYEPWQRGDSLLTFYAFCSPQVAPEVAAERLLLEIEAFRQSAPSKEDLQRAKVRLLAEQWFDRDDIGHQAEAMGKQAACGLDPVALEDERQAIEAVTAEQVGLAAYDFLTESRTAITFTHHKESADE from the coding sequence ATGCCCGAACGCCCCTCCCCGTCCACACCGGCCAGGCTGGCAGGTGCTTTTACCCTCGCCAATGGGCTGCGTGTCTACCTGCGTGAAGACCACCGCGCACCACTGGTCAGCGTGCAGCTTTGGTATCACGTGGGCTCCAGCTACGAGCCCGAAGGCCACACGGGCCTGTCACATGCCCTTGAGCATCTACTGTTCGAAGGTAGTAGCAAGTTGGCTGGAGGCCAATACTCCACCCTCATGACCCACCTGGGTGGTGAGGCAAATGCATTCACCCTCACCGATGCCACGGCCTTTCCGCTGACGCTGCCAGCCAGCCGCCTGGAAATTGCCCTGGAAGCCATGGCCGATACCATGGCCAGCGCCACCCTCAGCGATGCACCTTTTGCCCGCGAACTGGCGGTTGTCATGGCCGAACGACGCGAGGATGTCGATAACGACCCATGGTCACTGGCTCTGGAGCATCACCTGCTGCTGGCCTATGACAACTGCGGCTATGGCACGCCCGTGATCGGCTACAAGACTGACCTTGGCCACATGACCCCTGCGGCGGCACGCACGTGGTACCTGACCTGGTACCACCCAAACAACGCGACGCTTGCTGTGGCCGGTGACATTACCCTTGCGCAACTGCAAACGCTGGTAACGCGACACTTTGCAGCGATCCCCGCCCATCGCCTGCCCGCCCGACAGACACCTGTAGAGCCCTCCAGGCGGGTGAGGCGCGTTCAAACCCTGCGTCAGCACGGCCTGCGCACAGGCGTGATCATCAGTTTCAACCTACCCAGCCAATGCACCGCCCGGTCTGGCTCACAAGCGTATGCACTGCGCCTGCTGCCCCAGATTCTTGCCCAAGGCCACGCCAGCATCCTCCAACGCCTGCTCGTGCGCGATGAACCGGTACTGCAAGGCGTGTGGTCGGACTATGAGCCTTGGCAACGTGGCGACAGCCTGCTGACCTTTTACGCGTTCTGCAGCCCGCAGGTTGCACCCGAGGTGGCTGCAGAACGACTGCTGCTGGAAATCGAAGCGTTCCGCCAGTCAGCGCCCAGCAAAGAAGACCTTCAGCGCGCCAAGGTACGACTTCTGGCCGAGCAATGGTTCGACAGGGACGATATCGGCCATCAGGCCGAAGCCATGGGCAAGCAGGCCGCCTGCGGCCTGGACCCTGTTGCACTGGAAGATGAAAGGCAAGCCATCGAAGCCGTGACAGCCGAGCAGGTAGGCCTGGCCGCTTATGACTTCCTGACCGAATCCCGGACCGCCATCACCTTTACGCATCACAAGGAAAGCGCTGATGAATGA
- the rsmD gene encoding 16S rRNA (guanine(966)-N(2))-methyltransferase RsmD, with translation MPRSTPPARPQSGQSKGQGHLRIIAGEWRSRRLAVPEGEGLRPTPDRVRETVFNWLAPYIEGARVLDAFTGSGALVLEALSRGAKDAVALDSNPAAIANLKNNLEILRCPRGQILQTDALRYLQSPAKQQFDVVFLDPPFHQDLLANTCNMLEQNQWLGERALIYTESEAAPSTLPMPGNWRLHREKKTGQVHYALWQRA, from the coding sequence ATGCCAAGATCCACCCCTCCCGCCCGCCCGCAATCGGGCCAAAGCAAGGGCCAGGGTCACCTGCGCATCATCGCCGGCGAGTGGCGCAGCCGCCGCCTGGCGGTCCCGGAAGGCGAAGGCCTGCGGCCAACACCTGACCGCGTGCGGGAAACCGTATTCAACTGGCTGGCACCCTACATCGAGGGCGCACGTGTGCTGGACGCCTTCACCGGCAGCGGCGCGCTGGTGCTCGAAGCACTGTCCCGCGGTGCCAAGGATGCCGTGGCGCTGGACAGCAACCCCGCGGCCATCGCCAACCTGAAGAACAACCTTGAGATTCTGCGCTGCCCGCGTGGGCAGATTCTGCAAACCGACGCCCTGCGCTACTTGCAGAGCCCGGCCAAGCAGCAGTTCGACGTGGTGTTCCTCGACCCACCGTTCCACCAGGACCTGCTGGCCAACACCTGCAACATGCTGGAGCAGAACCAGTGGCTGGGCGAACGGGCGCTGATCTACACCGAAAGCGAAGCAGCGCCATCCACGCTGCCGATGCCCGGCAACTGGCGCCTGCACCGCGAGAAGAAAACCGGCCAGGTGCATTACGCGCTCTGGCAGCGAGCATGA
- a CDS encoding pitrilysin family protein encodes MSDRRAPRPTLLASGIRALALAAVLAAPAMADTAAKADSNAARPANTLQSLAELDGKAPSRRQLNIQHWSTAEGARVLFVEARELPMFDLRVTFAAGSSQDAGTPGVAALTNAMLNEGVAGKDVTAIAEGFEGLGADFGNGSYRDMAVASLRSLSTKDKREPALKLFTEVAGKPSFPEDALKRIKNQMLAGFEYEKQNPGKIAGKALFGNLYGDHPYAHPSDGTADSINGITLAQLRAFHAKAYTAGNAVIALVGDLSRSEAEAIAAQVSVGLPKGPALAAPAQPAEAKAGLTHIDFPSKQTHLMLAELGIDRQDPDWPALSLGNQILGGGAFGTRLMSEVREKRGLTYGVYSVFSPMQVRGPFMINLQTRAELSEGTLKLVQGILADYLKTGPTQQELDDAKRELAGSFPLSNASNASIVGQLGAIGFYNLPLTWLEDFMQQSQALTVEQVKAAMNKYLSADKLVIVTVGPKVPQKTLPAPTEKPSEQALGVPEH; translated from the coding sequence ATGAGTGATCGTCGCGCACCGCGCCCTACCCTGCTGGCCAGCGGCATCCGCGCGCTGGCGCTGGCGGCCGTACTGGCCGCCCCGGCCATGGCCGACACCGCCGCCAAGGCCGACAGCAACGCGGCCCGCCCGGCCAACACCTTGCAGTCACTGGCCGAACTGGATGGCAAGGCACCCAGCCGGCGCCAGTTGAACATCCAGCACTGGAGCACCGCTGAAGGCGCCCGGGTGCTGTTCGTGGAGGCCCGCGAACTGCCAATGTTCGACTTGCGCGTCACCTTTGCCGCCGGCAGCAGCCAGGACGCCGGAACACCCGGCGTGGCGGCGCTGACCAACGCCATGCTCAACGAAGGTGTGGCTGGCAAGGACGTAACCGCCATCGCCGAAGGTTTCGAAGGCCTGGGCGCAGACTTTGGCAATGGCTCCTACCGCGACATGGCCGTGGCATCGCTGCGCAGCCTCAGCACCAAGGACAAGCGCGAACCTGCGCTCAAGCTGTTCACCGAAGTAGCCGGCAAGCCGAGCTTCCCCGAGGACGCCCTCAAGCGCATCAAGAACCAGATGCTGGCGGGTTTTGAATACGAAAAGCAGAACCCCGGCAAAATCGCCGGCAAGGCGCTGTTCGGCAACCTCTACGGCGACCATCCCTACGCCCACCCAAGCGACGGCACTGCCGACAGCATCAACGGCATCACCCTCGCGCAGCTGCGCGCCTTCCATGCCAAGGCCTATACGGCAGGCAACGCGGTCATCGCACTGGTCGGCGACCTCAGCCGCAGCGAAGCCGAAGCCATCGCCGCGCAGGTGTCTGTCGGCCTGCCCAAGGGCCCGGCACTGGCCGCACCTGCCCAACCCGCTGAAGCCAAGGCGGGCCTGACCCACATCGACTTCCCGTCCAAGCAGACTCACCTGATGCTGGCCGAATTGGGTATCGACCGCCAAGACCCGGACTGGCCAGCCTTGTCGCTGGGCAACCAGATTCTCGGTGGTGGCGCCTTCGGTACCCGGCTGATGAGCGAAGTACGTGAGAAGCGCGGCCTGACATACGGCGTATACTCCGTATTCAGCCCCATGCAGGTGCGCGGCCCGTTCATGATCAACCTGCAGACCCGTGCCGAGCTCAGTGAAGGCACGCTCAAGCTGGTGCAAGGCATACTTGCCGACTACCTCAAGACAGGCCCTACCCAGCAAGAGCTGGACGATGCCAAGCGTGAACTGGCCGGCAGCTTCCCGCTGTCCAATGCCAGCAACGCCAGCATCGTCGGCCAATTGGGCGCCATCGGCTTCTACAACCTGCCGCTGACCTGGCTGGAAGACTTCATGCAGCAGTCCCAAGCCCTCACCGTCGAGCAGGTCAAGGCCGCCATGAACAAATACCTGTCAGCCGATAAACTGGTAATTGTCACCGTGGGCCCGAAAGTGCCACAAAAAACGCTGCCAGCACCCACTGAAAAACCCTCCGAGCAAGCGCTCGGAGTACCGGAGCACTAA
- a CDS encoding pitrilysin family protein: MNALARRAAGLLLGTLCLPLAAFAADVQPTHEFILDNGLKVVVREDHRAPVVVSQIWYKVGSSYETPGQTGLSHALEHMMFKGSAKVGPGEASRILRDLGAEENAFTSDDYTAYYQVLARDRLPVALELEADRLASLRLPADEFSREIEVIKEERRLRTDDQPNSKAFELFRAMAYPASGYHTPTIGWMADLERMKVEELRHWYESWYAPNNATLVVVGDVTADEVKGLAQKYFGSIPKRAVPPAKLPLELAEPGQRQLTLHVRTQLPSLIYGFNVPGLPTAKDPRTVHALRLISALLDGGYSARMPARLERGQELVAGASSSYNAFTRGDSLFLISATPNVQKQKTLADVEKGVWQLLDELKTTPPSAEELERVRAQVIAGLVYDRDSISSQATTIGQLETVGLSWKLIDSELDELKRVTPQDIQDAARTYFTRERLSVAHVLPEESAHE; the protein is encoded by the coding sequence ATGAATGCTCTAGCCCGCCGCGCCGCTGGCCTGTTGCTCGGCACGCTCTGCCTGCCGCTCGCGGCCTTTGCCGCCGATGTGCAACCCACCCACGAATTCATCCTCGACAACGGCCTGAAGGTGGTCGTGCGCGAAGACCATCGCGCCCCGGTAGTGGTCTCGCAGATCTGGTACAAGGTCGGCTCCAGCTACGAAACCCCGGGCCAGACCGGCCTGTCCCATGCGCTGGAACACATGATGTTCAAGGGCAGCGCCAAGGTCGGCCCCGGCGAGGCCTCGCGCATCCTGCGTGACCTGGGCGCCGAAGAGAACGCCTTCACCAGCGACGACTACACCGCCTATTACCAAGTGCTGGCCCGCGACCGTTTGCCGGTCGCCCTGGAGCTGGAGGCCGATCGCCTGGCCAGCCTGCGCCTGCCGGCCGACGAGTTCAGCCGTGAAATCGAGGTCATCAAGGAAGAACGCCGCCTGCGCACCGACGATCAGCCCAATTCCAAGGCGTTCGAGCTGTTCCGCGCCATGGCCTACCCGGCCAGCGGCTACCACACGCCGACCATCGGCTGGATGGCGGACCTGGAGCGCATGAAGGTCGAAGAGCTGCGCCACTGGTACGAGTCCTGGTACGCTCCCAACAATGCCACGCTTGTGGTGGTCGGCGATGTTACCGCCGACGAGGTCAAGGGCCTGGCGCAGAAGTACTTCGGTAGCATTCCCAAGCGCGCCGTGCCACCGGCCAAGCTGCCGCTGGAGCTGGCCGAGCCTGGCCAGCGCCAGTTGACCCTGCACGTACGCACCCAGCTGCCCAGCCTGATCTATGGCTTCAACGTGCCCGGCCTGCCCACCGCCAAGGACCCGCGCACCGTGCATGCCCTGCGCCTGATCTCGGCACTGCTCGACGGCGGCTACAGCGCCCGCATGCCGGCACGCCTGGAGCGTGGCCAGGAGCTGGTAGCGGGCGCCTCTTCCAGCTACAACGCATTCACCCGTGGCGACAGCCTGTTCCTGATCTCGGCCACACCGAACGTGCAAAAGCAGAAAACCCTTGCCGACGTCGAAAAAGGCGTGTGGCAGTTGCTGGACGAGCTCAAGACCACCCCGCCCAGCGCCGAAGAGCTGGAGCGCGTACGTGCCCAGGTCATTGCCGGCCTGGTCTACGACCGCGACTCCATCAGCAGCCAGGCCACCACCATCGGTCAACTGGAAACCGTCGGCCTGTCGTGGAAACTGATCGATAGCGAGCTGGACGAACTCAAGCGCGTTACCCCACAGGACATCCAGGATGCCGCGCGCACCTATTTCACCCGTGAACGCCTGAGCGTTGCCCATGTACTGCCCGAGGAGTCCGCTCATGAGTGA
- the ftsY gene encoding signal recognition particle-docking protein FtsY, translated as MFGSNDDKKAPAEAGDKKGLFSWFRKKPQQPVAEQPQAPESQVAEPVAPQPAVEPPEAAPVEPLVAETPAPATVAPPVVEPAPVPAPEPATAPVVAPVLEPASAPVPAPAPAPVAAPVSEPAPAPVVTPAPEPAQAPVGAGVPANAEPAAAQVETPAPVAAPAIQPVEPPVSNLVLPVAEEPVALVPDLEPKAPPAIPERQVAEPVQPELEPVAAVTEQAKPGFFARLKQGLSKTSASIGEGMASLFLGKKVIDDDLLDEIETRLLTADVGVEATSAIVQNLTQKVARKQLADADALYKSLQEELAALLRPVEQPLKVQAQNKPYVILVVGVNGAGKTTTIGKLAKKLQLEGKKVMLAAGDTFRAAAVEQLQVWGERNQIPVIAQHTGADSASVIFDAVQAAKARGADVLIADTAGRLHTKDNLMEELKKVRRVMGKLDADAPHEVLLVLDAGTGQNAISQAKYFNQSVELTGLALTKLDGTAKGGVIFALAKQFNIPIRFIGVGEGIDDLRTFEAEPFVKALFAERD; from the coding sequence ATGTTTGGTTCCAACGACGACAAGAAAGCGCCGGCCGAGGCTGGCGATAAGAAAGGCCTGTTCAGCTGGTTTCGAAAGAAGCCGCAGCAACCTGTCGCCGAACAGCCGCAAGCCCCTGAATCCCAGGTTGCAGAGCCTGTAGCGCCGCAGCCCGCCGTCGAGCCCCCTGAAGCTGCTCCGGTCGAGCCGTTGGTTGCAGAAACACCCGCACCTGCAACCGTAGCCCCTCCGGTTGTTGAGCCAGCACCAGTACCAGCCCCTGAGCCTGCAACTGCCCCAGTGGTTGCGCCGGTCCTTGAGCCTGCCTCTGCGCCGGTGCCTGCCCCTGCCCCTGCCCCAGTGGCTGCCCCGGTCTCTGAGCCTGCACCTGCCCCGGTAGTTACCCCAGCTCCCGAGCCTGCCCAGGCCCCTGTGGGAGCGGGCGTGCCCGCGAATGCGGAGCCAGCCGCTGCACAGGTCGAAACGCCTGCGCCAGTAGCAGCCCCGGCCATTCAACCTGTCGAGCCCCCTGTCAGCAATCTGGTCCTGCCGGTTGCCGAAGAGCCCGTCGCTCTCGTCCCTGACCTGGAGCCCAAGGCCCCGCCAGCGATTCCCGAGCGTCAGGTTGCAGAGCCCGTCCAGCCCGAGCTCGAGCCGGTGGCTGCCGTTACCGAACAGGCCAAACCCGGTTTCTTTGCCCGCCTGAAGCAGGGCCTGTCCAAGACCAGTGCCAGCATCGGCGAAGGCATGGCTAGCCTGTTCCTCGGCAAAAAGGTCATCGACGACGACCTGCTCGATGAAATCGAGACGCGCCTGCTGACCGCCGACGTGGGTGTGGAAGCCACCTCGGCCATCGTCCAGAACCTTACCCAGAAGGTTGCACGCAAGCAGCTGGCCGACGCCGACGCGCTCTACAAGTCGCTGCAGGAAGAACTGGCCGCGCTGCTGCGCCCGGTCGAGCAGCCGCTGAAAGTGCAGGCGCAGAACAAACCCTATGTGATCCTTGTGGTTGGCGTGAACGGCGCCGGCAAGACCACCACCATCGGCAAGCTGGCGAAAAAGCTCCAGCTGGAAGGCAAGAAAGTCATGCTGGCTGCCGGCGATACTTTCCGTGCCGCAGCGGTCGAGCAGTTGCAGGTGTGGGGCGAGCGTAACCAGATTCCGGTGATCGCCCAGCATACCGGCGCCGACTCTGCATCGGTGATCTTCGACGCCGTGCAGGCCGCCAAGGCCCGTGGCGCCGATGTGCTGATCGCCGACACGGCCGGCCGCCTGCACACCAAAGACAACCTGATGGAAGAGCTGAAGAAAGTGCGCCGGGTCATGGGCAAGCTGGATGCCGATGCGCCGCACGAAGTGCTGCTGGTGCTCGATGCCGGCACCGGCCAGAACGCCATCAGCCAGGCCAAGTACTTCAACCAGAGCGTCGAACTGACCGGCCTGGCACTGACCAAGCTGGACGGCACTGCCAAAGGCGGGGTGATCTTCGCCCTGGCCAAGCAGTTCAACATCCCGATCCGCTTCATCGGCGTCGGTGAAGGCATCGATGACCTGCGTACCTTCGAAGCCGAGCCGTTCGTCAAGGCTCTGTTCGCCGAGCGAGACTGA
- the ftsE gene encoding cell division ATP-binding protein FtsE gives MIRFEQVAKRYPNGHVGLHELSFRARRGEFLFVTGHSGAGKSTLLRLLLAMERPTSGKLMLAGQDLGQISNAQIPFLRRQIGVVFQNHQLLFDRTVFNNIALPLQILGLSKAEIAKRVDSALERVSLVDKGELFPADLSTGQQQRVGIARAIVHQPALLLADEPTGNLDPRLAAEIMGVFEDINRLGTTVLIASHDLALIARMRHRMLTLQRGRLIGDGEAGQ, from the coding sequence ATGATCCGATTCGAACAGGTTGCCAAGCGCTATCCCAACGGTCATGTGGGTTTGCATGAGCTGAGTTTCCGGGCGCGCCGGGGCGAATTCCTGTTCGTCACCGGCCACTCGGGCGCCGGCAAGAGCACCCTGCTGCGCCTGCTGCTGGCCATGGAACGCCCGACCAGCGGCAAGCTCATGCTGGCTGGCCAGGACCTGGGCCAGATCAGCAATGCACAGATCCCGTTCCTGCGTCGGCAGATCGGTGTGGTGTTCCAGAACCACCAGCTGTTGTTCGACCGCACCGTGTTCAACAACATCGCCTTGCCACTGCAGATTCTCGGTTTGTCCAAGGCCGAGATTGCCAAACGCGTGGACTCGGCCCTGGAGCGTGTGTCGCTGGTCGACAAAGGCGAACTGTTCCCCGCCGACCTGTCCACCGGGCAGCAGCAACGGGTGGGTATCGCCCGCGCCATCGTTCACCAGCCAGCGCTGCTGCTGGCCGACGAGCCTACCGGTAACCTCGACCCGCGCCTGGCAGCAGAGATCATGGGCGTGTTCGAGGACATCAACCGCCTGGGCACCACGGTATTGATCGCCAGCCACGACCTGGCACTGATTGCACGCATGCGCCACCGCATGCTGACCTTGCAGCGCGGCCGCTTGATCGGCGATGGGGAGGCCGGGCAATGA
- the ftsX gene encoding permease-like cell division protein FtsX: MSTTRTPKVSERVAPKPADPQPAKKKRGEDDDGPDFRTLLHAWLESHRASMADSLRRLGKQPIGSFFTCLVMAVALSMPMGLSLLLKNVEQLGGSWQRAAQISLYLKLDAGSRDGEALRDEIKGMPGVADAQFVSREQALEEFQQQSGLGEALRELPDNPLPGVVVVTPTEVDKPALDALRQRLSELPRVEVAQLDLVWVERLAAILKLGDRFVFGLAVMLISALLLVIGNTIRLHIENRRVEIEVIKLVGGTDAYVRRPFLYMGALYGLGAGLLAWGILAFGLNWLNDAVVGLSGLYGSDFALGGVPASDGLSLLIGAVLLGYIGAWIAVARHLNELAPR, encoded by the coding sequence ATGAGCACTACACGTACGCCGAAGGTTTCCGAGCGGGTGGCGCCAAAGCCGGCCGACCCGCAACCGGCGAAGAAAAAACGCGGCGAAGACGATGACGGCCCGGATTTCCGCACGCTGCTGCATGCCTGGCTGGAAAGCCATCGCGCCAGCATGGCTGACAGCCTGCGCCGCCTGGGCAAGCAGCCGATCGGCAGCTTCTTCACCTGCCTGGTGATGGCGGTGGCGCTGAGCATGCCCATGGGCCTGTCGTTGCTGCTGAAGAACGTCGAGCAGCTTGGCGGCTCGTGGCAGCGCGCTGCGCAGATTTCGCTGTACCTGAAGCTTGATGCCGGTAGCCGCGATGGCGAGGCACTGCGCGACGAGATCAAGGGCATGCCTGGGGTGGCGGACGCGCAATTTGTCAGCCGCGAGCAGGCGCTGGAGGAATTCCAGCAGCAGTCCGGGCTGGGCGAGGCCCTGCGCGAACTGCCTGACAACCCGCTGCCTGGTGTGGTGGTAGTGACCCCGACCGAGGTCGACAAGCCGGCCCTGGATGCCCTGCGTCAGCGCCTGTCCGAGCTGCCGCGGGTGGAAGTGGCGCAACTGGACCTGGTGTGGGTCGAGCGCCTGGCGGCCATCCTCAAACTGGGTGACCGCTTCGTCTTCGGCCTGGCGGTGATGCTGATTTCTGCCCTGCTGTTAGTAATCGGTAACACAATTCGTCTACACATTGAAAACCGCCGCGTCGAGATCGAAGTGATCAAGCTGGTAGGCGGCACTGACGCCTACGTGCGCCGGCCTTTCCTGTACATGGGCGCCCTGTATGGCCTGGGTGCGGGCCTGCTGGCGTGGGGTATTCTGGCGTTTGGCCTGAACTGGCTTAACGATGCGGTGGTAGGGCTTTCCGGGCTGTACGGCAGTGACTTCGCCCTGGGCGGGGTGCCGGCGTCCGATGGTCTGTCGCTCTTGATCGGAGCGGTGCTGTTGGGGTATATCGGTGCATGGATTGCCGTCGCACGTCACCTCAACGAGCTGGCACCGCGATAG
- the rpoH gene encoding RNA polymerase sigma factor RpoH, with translation MTTSLQPAYALVPGANLEAYVHTVNSIPLLTVEQERDLGERLYYEQDVEAARQMVMAHLRFVVHIARSYAGYGLAQADLIQEGNVGLMKAVKRFNPEMGVRLVSFAVHWIKAEIHEFILRNWRIVKVATTKAQRKLFFNLRSQKKRLAWLNNDEVHRVAESLGVEPREVREMESRLSGQDMAFDPAAEADDDSAFQSPAHYLEDHRYDPAVQLEDADWSDNSTSNLHEALQGLDERSRDILYQRWLAEEKATLHELADKYSVSAERIRQLEKNAMNKVKALIAV, from the coding sequence ATGACCACATCGTTGCAACCTGCCTATGCCCTGGTACCCGGTGCAAACCTGGAAGCCTATGTGCACACGGTCAACAGCATTCCGCTGCTGACGGTCGAGCAGGAGCGTGATCTGGGCGAGCGTCTCTATTATGAGCAGGATGTCGAGGCCGCTCGTCAAATGGTGATGGCCCACCTGCGTTTCGTCGTACACATCGCCCGGAGCTATGCAGGCTACGGGCTGGCCCAGGCCGACCTGATCCAGGAAGGCAACGTCGGTCTGATGAAAGCCGTCAAGCGCTTCAACCCGGAAATGGGCGTGCGCCTGGTGTCGTTCGCCGTGCACTGGATCAAGGCAGAGATCCACGAGTTCATCTTGCGCAACTGGCGCATCGTCAAGGTGGCCACCACCAAGGCCCAGCGCAAGCTGTTCTTCAACCTGCGCAGCCAGAAGAAGCGTCTGGCATGGCTGAACAACGACGAAGTGCATCGCGTGGCAGAAAGCCTTGGCGTCGAACCGCGTGAAGTACGCGAAATGGAAAGCCGCCTCAGCGGCCAGGACATGGCCTTCGACCCGGCAGCGGAAGCTGACGACGACAGCGCCTTCCAGTCGCCTGCGCATTATCTGGAAGACCACCGTTACGACCCGGCGGTGCAGTTGGAGGACGCCGACTGGAGCGACAACTCCACCAGCAACCTGCACGAAGCGCTGCAAGGGCTGGACGAGCGTAGCCGCGACATTCTTTACCAGCGTTGGCTGGCGGAAGAGAAGGCCACGTTGCATGAGCTGGCTGACAAGTACAGCGTTTCGGCTGAGCGGATTCGCCAGCTGGAGAAGAATGCGATGAACAAGGTCAAGGCGTTGATTGCGGTCTGA
- the mtgA gene encoding monofunctional biosynthetic peptidoglycan transglycosylase: MLPTLLRRLSRALLWFAAGSIVLVLVFRWVPPPGTALMVERKVQSWVNGEPIDLQRDWEPWENISDELKVAVIAGEDQKFASHWGFDIPAIQAALAYNERGGSVRGASTLTQQVAKNLFLWSGRSWFRKGLEAWFTALIELFWSKERILEVYLNSAEWGKGVFGAQAAARYHFGIDASRLSRQQAAQLAAVLPSPIKWSASRPSAYVASRAGWIRRQMSQLGGPSYLMQLDTSRKL, encoded by the coding sequence ATGCTGCCAACCCTTCTCCGCCGCCTTTCCCGTGCCCTGCTCTGGTTCGCTGCCGGCAGCATTGTGCTGGTACTGGTGTTCCGCTGGGTGCCGCCACCCGGCACGGCGCTGATGGTCGAGCGCAAGGTGCAGTCCTGGGTCAATGGCGAACCGATCGACCTGCAGCGCGATTGGGAGCCGTGGGAGAACATCTCCGATGAGCTGAAGGTTGCCGTGATCGCGGGCGAGGACCAGAAGTTTGCCAGCCACTGGGGGTTCGACATCCCGGCCATCCAGGCTGCGCTCGCCTACAACGAGCGTGGGGGCAGTGTTCGCGGGGCCAGCACGCTGACCCAGCAAGTGGCCAAGAACCTGTTCCTGTGGTCCGGGCGCAGCTGGTTCCGCAAAGGACTGGAAGCCTGGTTCACCGCCTTGATCGAGCTGTTCTGGTCGAAGGAGAGGATTCTCGAGGTTTATCTGAACAGCGCCGAATGGGGCAAGGGCGTGTTTGGCGCCCAGGCGGCGGCGCGCTATCACTTTGGTATCGATGCCAGCCGCCTTAGCCGCCAGCAGGCGGCGCAGCTGGCGGCTGTGCTGCCCAGCCCGATCAAGTGGAGCGCTAGCCGGCCAAGCGCCTACGTGGCCAGCCGGGCGGGGTGGATTCGGCGGCAGATGAGCCAACTGGGTGGGCCGAGCTACCTGATGCAGCTCGACACTTCGCGTAAGCTTTAA
- a CDS encoding DUF423 domain-containing protein, with the protein MLRSFLMLAAFFGFTGVALGAFAAHGLKSRLAADYLAIFHTGVTYQLVHALAIFGVAVLSVHLPGRLIGWAGGLFAVGIVLFSGSLYLLTLSGVSKLGIITPIGGLCFLAGWLCLGLAAWRLG; encoded by the coding sequence ATGCTTCGCAGCTTCCTTATGCTTGCCGCCTTTTTCGGTTTTACCGGGGTCGCCCTGGGGGCCTTTGCCGCCCACGGCCTGAAAAGCCGGCTGGCTGCAGACTACCTGGCGATTTTCCACACAGGCGTGACCTACCAGCTTGTGCACGCCTTGGCGATCTTCGGTGTCGCCGTGCTCTCGGTGCACCTGCCCGGGCGCCTCATAGGCTGGGCCGGCGGCTTGTTTGCCGTGGGGATCGTGCTGTTCTCCGGCAGCCTGTACCTGCTGACCCTCAGCGGCGTGAGCAAGCTGGGCATCATCACCCCTATTGGCGGCCTGTGCTTCCTGGCCGGGTGGCTTTGCCTGGGCCTGGCAGCCTGGCGGCTGGGCTGA
- the thiS gene encoding sulfur carrier protein ThiS, which yields MRIQLNGEPYELPAGESVAALLMRLELAGRRVAVELNLDIVPRSQHDSTLLNDGDQVEVVHAIGGG from the coding sequence ATGCGCATTCAACTGAACGGTGAACCTTACGAACTGCCTGCTGGTGAAAGCGTTGCAGCCCTGCTGATGCGCCTGGAGCTGGCCGGGCGCCGTGTGGCAGTGGAACTGAACCTGGATATCGTGCCGCGTAGCCAGCACGACAGCACGCTGCTGAACGACGGCGATCAGGTCGAAGTGGTCCACGCCATCGGTGGCGGCTGA